A region from the Lolium perenne isolate Kyuss_39 chromosome 4, Kyuss_2.0, whole genome shotgun sequence genome encodes:
- the LOC127294735 gene encoding pre-mRNA-processing ATP-dependent RNA helicase prp5 yields MAKGDDALARKRGKVRRKRMRSSENAVSTRVAAIIASKRRRKTGKRRGCEGMCFSLPCPEDPFNERHGKKRRTDDDAAAADADGDHKKKGKDSKKRAMSGSNAIPVRKTKTEEDRVEHDRPSKFLVVCLNAIRDAAGASDGDSGSIHDTSSWGMELWKSCAASPPVDVLDTSSAYATREQTSWLVSTACDIVARKEKLGVVVSCPFLLYLVPSQEKAVQVRSICKPLKSLGIHSVSLHPGASIEHQISGLKSCEPEFLISTPERLLELVSLKAIDISNVSMLVIDGLREFEALNLSPIINSVRRTISCDAQVTIFGGQCDQSSATVARNLLHGRITKLTTNDSVTSRSEFIAQHVQCCTPEEKTSKVKEILEHVLVEHASKTAKVLLVAANDHEAQKLTSSLKLEICTVPGDSSSTFTICSSMGLVNVLVKDWKSLATTGVEEFEIVLVADLPPSFDDYAEILSRTARHVVAGEVHVIFSNSDAALAKPLSDVLASCGQNVPESLTKLT; encoded by the exons ATGGCCAAGGGCGACGACGCGCTCGCGCGTAAGCGCGGCAAGGTGCGCCGGAAGCGGATGCGCAGCAGCGAGAACGCCGTCTCCACGCGCGTCGCCGCCATCATCGCCTCCAAGCGCCGCCGCAAGACCGGCAAGCGGCGCGGCTGCGAGGGCATGTGCTTCTCCCTCCCTTGCCCCGAGGACCCCTTCAACGAGCGCCACGGCAAGAAGCGCAGGACcgacgacgacgccgccgccgccgacgccgacgGCGACCATAAGAAGAAGGGCAAGGATTCCAAGAAGCGGGCCATGTCCGGGTCCAATGCCATACCCGTGCGGAAGACGAAGACGGAGGAGGACCGCGTCGAGCATGACCGGCCGTCCAAGTTCCTGGTGGTCTGCCTCAACGCGATCCGGGACGCGGCGGGGGCGTCCGACGGCGACAGCGGCAGCATCCACGACACCTCCTCCTGGGGCATGGAGCTCTGGAAGTCCTGCGCGGCGTCACCGCCGGTGGACGTGCTCGACACCAGCTCCGCATACGCCACACGGGAGCAGACGTCCTGGCTCGTCTCCACAGCCTGCGACATCGTCGCTAGGAAGGAGAAGCTCGGGGTGGTCGTCTCTTGCCCCTTCCTGCTCTACCTCGTCCCCTCCCAGGAAAAGGCCGTGCAA GTGCGTTCGATATGCAAACCTCTAAAGTCTCTTGGGATCCATTCAGTGAGCTTGCATCCTGGCGCTTCCATAGAACATCAGATTTCTGG ACTAAAGAGTTGTGAGCCGGAGTTTCTTATATCTACCCCTGAGAGGCTTCTTGAATTGGTTTCGCTAAAGGCAATTGACATATCGAATGTATCAATGCTG GTCATTGATGGGCTAAGGGAGTTTGAGGCCCTTAATTTGAGCCCCATAATTAATTCTGTTCGACGTACCATATCATGTGATGCTCAGGTTACTATCTTCGGTGGTCAATGTGACCAGAGTTCGGCAACAGTGGCAAGAAATCTTCTGCATGGAAGAATTACAAAGCTTACTACGAATGATTCAGTTACTTCTCGAAGTGAATTTATAGCACAACATGTACAATGTTGTACTCCAGAGGAGAAGACATCAAAG GTTAAGGAAATTCTTGAGCATGTTTTAGTAGAGCATGCTAGTAAGACAGCAAAGGTTTTGCTAGTAGCTGCAAATGATCATGAAGCGCAGAAGCTCACTTCATCCCTCAAACTGGAAATTTGCACAGTGCCTGGTGACTCCAGCAGCACCTTTACCATTTGCAGCAG CATGGGGCTTGTCAATGTCCTTGTGAAGGACTGGAAGAGCTTGGCAACAACAGGTGTTGAGGAATTTGAGATTGTGCTGGTTGCGGACTTGCCTCCTTCATTTGATGATTATGCTGAGATCCTCAGCAGGACAGCTCG